One genomic segment of Mycolicibacterium chubuense NBB4 includes these proteins:
- a CDS encoding HAD family hydrolase has translation MSDTGGSGDRPDVRAQEFAGEISAEVAAAGLTELEPAGPTPPPPPPDLTAAAFFDVDNTLVHGSSLIHFARGLAAREYFTYKDLARFAVAQAKFQLTGKENSDDVAAGRRKALSFIEGRSTAELVALGEETYDEIIADKIWPGTRALAQMHLDAGQQVWLVTATPYELADTIARRLGLTGALGTVAESIDGVFTGRLVGDILHGTGKAHAVRSLAIREGLNLRRCTAYSDSFNDVPMLSLVGTAVAINPDANLRDLARQRGWEIRDFRTARKAARIGVPSALALGAVGGALAAAVSRREKK, from the coding sequence GTGTCCGACACCGGAGGGTCTGGGGACCGGCCTGACGTCCGGGCGCAGGAATTCGCCGGGGAGATCAGCGCCGAGGTCGCCGCCGCGGGCCTCACCGAGCTGGAACCCGCGGGGCCGACGCCACCCCCGCCACCGCCCGATCTCACGGCGGCGGCCTTCTTCGACGTCGACAACACGCTGGTGCACGGGTCGTCGTTGATCCACTTCGCCCGCGGGCTGGCCGCCCGCGAGTACTTCACCTACAAAGACCTCGCGCGGTTCGCGGTGGCGCAGGCGAAATTCCAGCTCACCGGCAAGGAGAACAGCGACGACGTGGCCGCCGGGCGGCGCAAGGCGCTCAGCTTCATCGAGGGCCGCTCCACCGCCGAGCTCGTCGCGCTCGGGGAGGAGACCTACGACGAGATCATCGCCGACAAGATCTGGCCGGGCACCCGGGCGCTGGCGCAGATGCATCTCGACGCGGGCCAGCAGGTCTGGCTGGTCACCGCGACGCCCTACGAACTGGCGGACACGATCGCGCGCCGGCTGGGGCTGACCGGAGCCCTGGGCACGGTGGCCGAGTCGATCGACGGGGTGTTCACGGGCCGGCTGGTCGGCGACATCCTGCACGGCACGGGCAAGGCGCACGCGGTGCGGTCGCTGGCCATCCGCGAGGGCCTCAACCTGCGCCGGTGCACGGCGTACTCGGACAGCTTCAACGACGTGCCGATGCTGTCGCTGGTCGGCACCGCGGTGGCGATCAACCCGGACGCCAATCTGCGGGACCTGGCGCGGCAGCGCGGCTGGGAGATCCGGGACTTCCGCACCGCCCGCAAGGCGGCGCGCATCGGGGTGCCGTCGGCGCTGGCGCTCGGTGCGGTCGGGGGCGCCCTGGCCGCGGCGGTGTCGCGGCGCGAGAAGAAGTAA
- a CDS encoding SDR family oxidoreductase, with product MDSDGRSETPDTRDGLSYPKVVLVTGACRFLGGYLTARLAQNPLINHVIAVDAIAPSKDLLRRMGRAEFVRADIRNPFIAKVIRNGDVDTVVHAAAASYAPRSGGRATLKELNVMGAIQLFAACQKAPSVRRVILKSTSEVYGSSSRDPVLFAESSSRRRPPGEGFARDSIDIEGYARGLGRRRPDIAVTILRLANMIGPAMDTALSRYLAGPVVPTVIGHDARMQLLHEQDALGALERATMAGKAGTFNIGAAGVIMMSQAIRRSGRLALPVPRSALVAVDSLWRATRNTELDREQLDYLSYGRVMDTTRMRRELGFAPKWTTAEAFDDYVRGRGLKPIIDPSWVRSVEDRAVAAAQRWGR from the coding sequence ATGGATTCCGACGGTCGTTCCGAGACACCGGACACCCGTGACGGACTGAGCTATCCCAAGGTCGTTCTGGTCACCGGCGCATGCCGATTCCTCGGGGGCTACCTGACCGCACGGCTGGCGCAGAACCCCCTGATCAACCATGTGATCGCGGTGGATGCGATCGCGCCGAGCAAGGATCTGCTGCGCAGGATGGGGCGCGCGGAATTCGTCCGCGCCGACATCCGCAACCCGTTCATCGCCAAGGTGATCCGCAACGGCGACGTCGACACGGTGGTGCACGCGGCCGCAGCGTCCTACGCGCCCCGGTCCGGTGGCCGCGCGACGCTCAAGGAACTGAACGTCATGGGCGCCATCCAGCTGTTCGCGGCCTGCCAGAAGGCGCCGTCGGTGCGCCGGGTCATCCTCAAGTCGACCTCGGAGGTGTACGGGTCGAGCTCGCGTGACCCGGTGCTGTTCGCGGAGAGCAGCAGCCGCCGCAGGCCGCCGGGCGAGGGTTTCGCACGCGACAGCATCGACATCGAGGGCTACGCCCGCGGCCTCGGCAGGCGCAGGCCGGACATCGCGGTCACCATCCTGCGCCTGGCGAACATGATCGGCCCGGCCATGGACACCGCGCTGTCGCGGTATCTGGCCGGTCCGGTGGTGCCGACGGTGATCGGGCACGACGCCCGGATGCAGCTCCTGCACGAGCAGGATGCCCTGGGGGCCCTCGAGCGCGCCACGATGGCGGGGAAGGCGGGCACCTTCAACATCGGCGCGGCGGGCGTCATCATGATGAGCCAGGCGATCCGGCGGTCGGGCCGGCTGGCGCTGCCGGTGCCGCGATCGGCGTTGGTCGCAGTCGATTCGCTGTGGCGGGCCACCCGCAATACGGAACTGGACCGCGAACAGCTCGACTACCTGAGCTACGGCCGCGTCATGGATACCACGAGGATGCGCAGAGAGCTCGGCTTCGCCCCGAAGTGGACCACGGCCGAGGCCTTCGACGATTACGTGCGCGGCCGCGGACTGAAACCGATCATCGATCCTTCCTGGGTACGTTCTGTGGAGGATCGCGCCGTAGCGGCGGCGCAGCGCTGGGGACGCTAG
- a CDS encoding Ppx/GppA phosphatase family protein, giving the protein MRLGVLDVGSNTVHLLVVDARRGGHPTPMSSTKASLRLAEAIDNSGKLTRRGADKMIGTIDEFAKIASSSGCSELMAFATSAVRDAKNSEDVLARVKAETGVSLRVLSGVDESRLTFLAVRRWYGWSAGRIINIDIGGGSLELSSGVDEEPDVAMSLPLGAGRLTREWLADDPPGRRRVNMLRDWLASELSEAGAAITAAGSPDLAVATSKTFRSLARLTGAAPSGAGPRVKRTLTAPGLRQLIAFISRMTASDRAELEGVSADRAPQIVAGALVAEASMKALGIDSVDICPWALREGLILRKLDSEAEGTALVGGADETGNVGGTGRGSRGGAAESAPRGMSVRNAGQ; this is encoded by the coding sequence GTGCGATTAGGCGTGCTCGACGTGGGCAGCAACACCGTCCACCTGTTGGTGGTGGACGCGCGTCGCGGTGGGCACCCCACACCGATGAGCTCCACCAAGGCTTCCTTGCGACTGGCCGAGGCCATCGACAATTCGGGCAAGCTCACCCGCCGCGGCGCCGACAAGATGATCGGCACCATCGACGAGTTCGCCAAGATCGCCTCGAGCTCGGGATGCTCGGAGCTGATGGCGTTCGCCACGTCCGCGGTGCGCGACGCGAAGAACTCCGAAGACGTGCTGGCCCGGGTGAAAGCCGAGACCGGCGTGTCGCTGCGTGTGCTCAGCGGGGTCGACGAATCGCGACTCACCTTCCTGGCCGTGCGTCGCTGGTACGGGTGGAGTGCCGGGCGCATCATCAACATCGACATCGGCGGCGGTTCTCTGGAGCTGTCCAGCGGTGTCGACGAGGAGCCCGACGTCGCGATGTCGCTGCCGCTGGGTGCGGGCCGCCTCACCCGGGAGTGGTTGGCCGACGACCCGCCCGGCCGCCGGCGCGTCAACATGCTGCGTGACTGGCTGGCCAGTGAGCTCTCCGAAGCCGGCGCTGCGATCACCGCGGCGGGCAGCCCCGACCTCGCGGTGGCGACGTCGAAGACGTTCCGGTCGCTGGCGAGGCTCACCGGCGCCGCCCCCTCCGGTGCGGGGCCGCGCGTCAAACGCACGCTGACCGCCCCGGGGCTTCGTCAGCTCATAGCTTTCATCTCTAGGATGACCGCGTCCGACCGTGCGGAACTGGAAGGGGTGAGTGCCGATCGCGCACCGCAGATCGTCGCGGGCGCCCTCGTGGCGGAAGCGAGCATGAAGGCACTCGGTATCGACAGCGTGGACATCTGCCCCTGGGCGTTGCGAGAGGGGTTGATCCTGCGGAAACTCGACAGCGAAGCCGAGGGCACGGCTCTGGTCGGCGGTGCCGACGAGACGGGCAACGTCGGCGGTACGGGCCGGGGGTCGCGTGGTGGTGCCGCAGAATCGGCACCACGAGGAATGTCCGTGCGTAATGCTGGACAGTGA
- a CDS encoding sugar phosphate isomerase/epimerase family protein, with translation MRPAIKVGLSTASVYPLKTEAAFEYAARLGYDGVELMVWAESVSQDVDAIQAMSKRYDVPVLSVHAPCLLISQRVWGANPIPKLERSVRAAEQLGAQTVVVHPPFRWQRRYAEGFSDQVAELESTGDVMVAVENMFPFRADRFFGAGQTSIERMRKRGGSPGPGISAFAPSYDPLDGGHAHYTLDLSHTATAGTDAVDMARRMGEGLVHLHLCDGSGASTDEHLVPGRGTQPTVEVCEMLAASDFAGHVILEVTTSGVRTAAEREALLTESLQFARAHLLR, from the coding sequence GTGCGTCCAGCCATCAAGGTCGGTCTCTCGACGGCCTCGGTCTATCCGTTGAAGACCGAGGCTGCCTTCGAGTACGCCGCCAGGCTGGGTTACGACGGTGTCGAACTCATGGTGTGGGCCGAATCGGTCAGCCAGGACGTCGATGCCATTCAGGCGATGTCGAAGCGCTACGACGTCCCGGTGCTGTCGGTGCACGCGCCGTGCCTGCTCATCTCGCAGCGGGTGTGGGGAGCCAACCCGATCCCGAAGCTGGAACGCAGTGTGCGGGCCGCCGAGCAACTCGGTGCGCAGACCGTCGTGGTGCATCCGCCGTTCCGCTGGCAGCGCCGCTACGCCGAGGGCTTCTCCGACCAGGTCGCCGAGCTCGAGTCGACCGGTGACGTGATGGTCGCCGTCGAGAACATGTTCCCGTTCCGGGCGGACCGGTTCTTCGGGGCGGGCCAGACGTCGATCGAGCGGATGCGCAAGCGCGGGGGCAGCCCGGGGCCGGGCATCTCGGCGTTCGCGCCGTCGTACGACCCTCTCGACGGCGGCCACGCGCACTACACGCTGGACCTGTCCCACACCGCGACCGCGGGCACCGACGCCGTCGACATGGCGCGGCGCATGGGGGAGGGGTTGGTGCACCTGCACCTGTGCGACGGCAGCGGCGCCTCGACCGACGAGCATCTGGTGCCGGGACGCGGGACGCAGCCGACGGTGGAGGTGTGCGAGATGCTGGCGGCAAGCGACTTTGCCGGGCATGTCATCCTCGAGGTGACGACGTCCGGTGTGCGCACCGCCGCCGAGCGGGAGGCGCTGCTGACCGAGTCGCTGCAATTCGCCAGGGCGCATCTGCTGCGCTGA
- a CDS encoding FAS1-like dehydratase domain-containing protein, with protein MSIAENIIGTHYRYPDYFEVDREKIREFARAVKDDHPAHYTEEAAKECGHDALIASLTFLAVAGRRVQLEIFNQFDVPINMERVLHRDQKITFHRPILAGDKLYFDSYLDSVTESHGAVVTEVRGEVTDENGEPVLTSVVTVMGEAQSDTEADEVSDRIAAARDEALRKMIAKQTS; from the coding sequence GTGAGCATCGCTGAAAACATCATCGGAACGCACTACCGGTATCCGGACTATTTCGAGGTCGATCGCGAGAAGATCCGCGAGTTCGCGCGGGCCGTCAAGGACGACCATCCGGCGCACTACACCGAAGAGGCGGCCAAGGAGTGCGGTCACGACGCGCTGATCGCGTCGCTGACCTTCCTCGCGGTGGCCGGCCGCCGGGTCCAGCTGGAGATCTTCAACCAGTTCGACGTGCCGATCAACATGGAGCGGGTGCTGCACCGCGACCAGAAGATCACCTTCCACCGCCCGATCCTGGCCGGCGACAAGCTCTACTTCGACTCGTATCTCGACTCGGTGACCGAATCGCACGGGGCGGTGGTCACCGAGGTCCGCGGCGAGGTGACCGACGAGAACGGCGAACCCGTGCTCACGAGTGTCGTCACCGTGATGGGCGAGGCGCAGTCGGACACCGAAGCCGACGAGGTGAGCGATCGGATCGCTGCGGCGCGCGACGAGGCCCTGCGGAAGATGATTGCCAAGCAAACCAGCTAG
- a CDS encoding 30S ribosomal protein bS22, which yields MGSVIKKRRKRMSKKKHRKLLRRTRVQRRKLGK from the coding sequence ATGGGTTCTGTCATCAAGAAGCGGCGCAAGCGCATGTCGAAGAAGAAGCACCGCAAGCTGCTTCGTCGCACGCGGGTGCAGCGCAGAAAACTGGGCAAGTAG
- a CDS encoding thioesterase family protein — translation MALTPVGDGIYHGELNEHWTIGPKVHGGAMLALCANAARHEFGDEPGVEPIAVSGSFLWAPDPGPMEVVTTVRKRGRRVSLVDVELNQGPRTALRAAITMGTPEHRVPPLLSVNPVLALMTPEPPPGLEPIGPGHPMADIVHLAHGCDIRPSLTTFGPRGDGGPPLIEYWVRPKGVAPDVLFALLCGDVSAPVTYGVNRFGWAPTVQLTAYLRAMPADGWLRVMCTTTQIGEDWFDEDHVVVDREGRIVVQTRQLAMVPAAG, via the coding sequence ATGGCGCTGACGCCCGTGGGCGACGGGATCTATCACGGGGAGCTCAACGAGCACTGGACCATCGGGCCCAAGGTGCACGGCGGCGCGATGCTGGCGCTGTGCGCGAACGCGGCCCGCCACGAGTTCGGTGACGAGCCGGGCGTCGAGCCCATCGCCGTGTCGGGCAGCTTCCTGTGGGCGCCGGATCCCGGGCCCATGGAGGTGGTCACCACGGTGCGCAAGCGCGGGCGGCGGGTGAGCCTCGTCGACGTCGAACTGAACCAGGGGCCGCGGACCGCGTTGCGCGCGGCGATCACGATGGGCACGCCGGAACACCGGGTGCCGCCGCTGCTGTCGGTCAATCCGGTGCTGGCGCTCATGACACCCGAGCCGCCACCCGGCCTGGAACCGATCGGGCCGGGCCATCCGATGGCCGACATCGTGCACTTGGCCCACGGCTGCGACATCCGGCCGTCGCTGACGACGTTCGGCCCTCGCGGCGACGGAGGTCCGCCGCTGATCGAGTATTGGGTGCGGCCGAAGGGGGTGGCACCGGACGTGCTGTTCGCGCTCCTGTGCGGCGATGTGTCGGCCCCGGTGACCTACGGCGTCAATCGGTTCGGGTGGGCGCCGACGGTCCAGCTGACGGCGTACCTGCGTGCGATGCCGGCCGACGGCTGGCTGCGGGTCATGTGCACGACGACCCAGATCGGCGAGGACTGGTTCGACGAGGATCACGTCGTCGTCGACCGCGAGGGGCGGATCGTGGTGCAGACGCGCCAGCTCGCGATGGTGCCCGCAGCCGGCTGA
- the hemC gene encoding hydroxymethylbilane synthase, with translation MIRIGTRGSLLATTQAGVIRDALIAAGHAAELVIVSTEGDRSDAPIADIGVGVFTAALREAIADGTVDMAVHSYKDLPTATDPRFVIAAIPVREDPRDALVARDGLVLGELPAGSVIGTSSPRRVAQLKALGLGLEIRPLRGNLDTRLSRVSSGDLDAVVVARAGLARIGRLDAVTEALEPVQMLPAPAQGALAVECRAGDTGLATLLAELDDADSRAAVTAERALLAELEAGCSAPVGAIAEVVESIDEDGRVFEELSLRGCVATLDGSDVIRASGIGTPGRARELGLSVAAELFELGARDLLDERGRDT, from the coding sequence GTGATCCGCATAGGCACCCGGGGCAGTCTGCTGGCCACGACTCAGGCAGGTGTCATCCGGGACGCCCTGATCGCGGCCGGGCACGCTGCCGAACTCGTGATCGTCTCCACCGAGGGAGACCGCTCCGACGCTCCGATCGCCGACATCGGTGTCGGGGTGTTCACCGCCGCGCTGCGCGAAGCGATCGCCGACGGCACCGTCGACATGGCGGTGCATTCCTACAAGGATTTGCCGACCGCGACCGATCCGCGGTTCGTGATCGCCGCGATCCCGGTGCGCGAGGACCCTCGGGACGCCCTCGTCGCCCGTGACGGATTGGTGCTCGGAGAGTTGCCGGCAGGGTCGGTGATCGGCACCTCGTCCCCGCGGCGGGTGGCACAGCTTAAAGCACTGGGTCTCGGTTTGGAAATTCGCCCCCTACGAGGCAACCTAGATACCAGGTTGAGCAGGGTGAGCAGCGGTGATCTCGACGCCGTCGTGGTGGCCCGAGCGGGATTGGCCCGTATCGGTCGCCTCGACGCTGTCACCGAGGCGCTGGAACCGGTACAGATGTTGCCGGCGCCGGCCCAAGGTGCATTGGCAGTCGAGTGCCGTGCCGGGGACACCGGCCTGGCGACACTGTTGGCGGAGTTGGACGACGCCGACAGCCGGGCTGCGGTCACCGCAGAGCGAGCCCTGTTGGCCGAACTGGAGGCGGGGTGTTCCGCACCGGTGGGCGCGATCGCCGAGGTGGTCGAGTCCATCGATGAGGATGGCCGAGTCTTCGAAGAGCTGTCGCTGCGCGGTTGCGTGGCGACGCTGGACGGATCCGACGTGATCCGTGCGTCCGGTATCGGAACACCCGGTCGGGCACGGGAGCTGGGCCTCTCGGTAGCCGCGGAGCTGTTCGAGCTGGGAGCACGCGATCTGTTGGACGAACGCG
- the proC gene encoding pyrroline-5-carboxylate reductase, protein MARIAIIGGGSIGEALLAGLLRAGRHVKDLVVAEKDPARGRYLAGKYSVLVTSVPDAVDAATYVVVAVKPTDVQHVIGDIVDTAARAESNAAEQVFVTVAAGVSTAYYENKLPAGSPVVRVMPNAPMLVGGGVSALAPGRFATAEHLREVSSLFDAVGGVLTVAESQLDAVTAVSGSGPGYFFLMVEALVDAAVDAGLARGVATDLVTQTMAGSAAMLLERLDQAAVGGDSTDVPMAAAIDTSPAQLRATVTSPGGTTAAGLRELERGGLRAAVANAVEAAKKRSEQLGITSE, encoded by the coding sequence ATGGCCAGGATCGCGATCATCGGCGGAGGAAGCATCGGAGAGGCTCTGCTGGCGGGGCTGCTGCGTGCGGGCAGGCACGTCAAGGACCTCGTGGTGGCGGAGAAGGACCCGGCTCGCGGCCGGTATCTCGCCGGAAAGTACTCCGTGCTGGTGACCTCGGTGCCCGATGCGGTGGACGCCGCCACCTACGTCGTCGTCGCAGTCAAGCCGACCGACGTGCAGCACGTCATCGGGGACATCGTCGATACCGCCGCAAGAGCGGAAAGCAATGCCGCCGAACAGGTTTTCGTGACGGTGGCCGCCGGTGTCAGCACCGCCTACTACGAGAACAAGCTGCCCGCCGGTTCGCCTGTGGTCAGGGTCATGCCCAACGCGCCGATGCTGGTCGGCGGCGGTGTCAGCGCTCTCGCGCCGGGCCGGTTCGCCACCGCCGAGCACCTCAGGGAGGTGTCGTCGCTGTTCGACGCCGTCGGCGGCGTGCTCACGGTGGCCGAGTCCCAGCTCGACGCGGTGACCGCTGTCTCCGGGTCCGGACCGGGCTACTTCTTCCTGATGGTCGAGGCGCTCGTCGACGCGGCGGTGGACGCCGGTCTGGCGCGCGGGGTCGCCACCGATCTGGTGACGCAGACGATGGCCGGGTCGGCCGCGATGTTGCTCGAGCGTCTGGATCAAGCGGCCGTGGGCGGCGATTCGACCGACGTGCCGATGGCCGCAGCGATCGACACGTCGCCGGCGCAACTGCGCGCCACGGTGACCTCCCCGGGCGGCACCACCGCCGCTGGTCTGCGGGAACTCGAGCGCGGAGGTCTGCGGGCCGCCGTCGCCAACGCCGTGGAAGCCGCGAAAAAGCGCTCTGAGCAGCTAGGAATTACATCCGAGTAG
- a CDS encoding glutaredoxin family protein, with the protein MDRQVRLLTRDGCPMCQTAATRLAELAGELGFVFLVTDVDAEAAAGDPSLRAEFGDRLPVVLLDGLEHSYWEVDEPRLRADLAG; encoded by the coding sequence GTGGATCGACAGGTGCGGCTGCTCACCCGCGACGGATGCCCGATGTGCCAGACGGCGGCGACGCGCCTGGCCGAGCTGGCCGGCGAGCTCGGGTTCGTGTTCTTGGTCACCGACGTCGACGCCGAGGCCGCGGCGGGGGACCCGTCGCTGCGGGCCGAATTCGGCGACCGGCTCCCGGTGGTGCTGCTCGACGGGCTGGAGCACAGCTATTGGGAGGTCGACGAGCCGAGGCTGCGGGCGGACCTCGCCGGCTGA
- a CDS encoding helix-turn-helix domain-containing protein produces MTSMNGPSARDGANGKAARDAGQTEGQPPRAQFLTVAEVASLMRVSKMTVYRLVHNGELPAVRVGRSFRVHAKAVHDMLESSYFDAG; encoded by the coding sequence ATGACGTCTATGAACGGGCCGTCGGCGCGGGATGGGGCAAATGGGAAGGCGGCGCGTGACGCCGGGCAGACCGAAGGTCAGCCACCCCGGGCTCAATTTCTCACCGTCGCCGAGGTGGCGAGCCTGATGCGGGTCAGCAAGATGACGGTGTACCGGCTGGTGCACAACGGCGAGCTGCCTGCGGTCCGGGTGGGCCGCTCGTTCCGCGTGCACGCCAAGGCAGTCCACGACATGCTGGAGAGCTCGTACTTCGACGCCGGTTGA
- a CDS encoding glutamyl-tRNA reductase encodes MSVLLFGVSHRSAPVSVLENLSTDESDQAKIVDQVLQSSLVTEAMVLSTCNRVEVYAVVEAFHGGLSVIGQVLAEHSGMSLHDVTKYAYVRYAEAAVEHLFAVASGLDSAVIGEAQVLGQVRRAYAAAEANHTVGRTLHELSQRALSVGKRVHSETGIDAAGASVVSVALDMADRKVGSLAGRKAVVIGAGSMGALASKQLMRAGVDRIHIVNRSLPRAKRLAENMRAQGVAADAFPFDHLPPLLTDADVVVSCTGAVRPVVSLADVHRGLAHGAERKELVICDLGMPRDVDPAVAGLPGVYVIDMERILREPKARTATSDAEAARAIVAAEVASYLAGQRMAEVTPTVTALRQRAADVVEAELLRLDNRLPDLEAAHRDEVANTVRRVVDKLLHAPTVRVKQLAGAPGGDSYAEALRELFELDQHAVDAVAASELPLLGGDLEPLTSDLDPTE; translated from the coding sequence ATGAGCGTCTTGCTTTTCGGCGTCTCGCACCGCAGCGCGCCGGTATCCGTTCTGGAGAATCTGAGCACCGACGAGTCCGATCAGGCCAAGATCGTCGACCAGGTGCTGCAGTCGTCGCTGGTGACCGAGGCGATGGTGCTCTCCACCTGCAACCGCGTCGAAGTCTATGCGGTCGTCGAGGCCTTCCACGGCGGCCTGTCGGTGATCGGGCAGGTGCTCGCCGAGCACTCCGGGATGTCGCTGCACGACGTCACCAAGTACGCCTACGTCCGGTACGCCGAAGCCGCGGTCGAGCATCTGTTCGCCGTGGCCAGCGGCCTGGACTCCGCGGTGATCGGCGAAGCGCAGGTCCTCGGCCAGGTCCGGCGGGCCTACGCGGCGGCCGAGGCCAACCACACCGTCGGCCGCACCCTGCACGAGCTCTCCCAGCGCGCGCTGTCGGTCGGCAAGCGGGTCCACTCGGAGACCGGCATCGACGCCGCCGGCGCCTCGGTGGTGTCGGTGGCCCTGGACATGGCCGACCGCAAAGTCGGTTCGCTGGCCGGCCGCAAGGCGGTGGTGATCGGCGCCGGGTCGATGGGCGCGCTGGCATCCAAGCAGCTGATGCGGGCCGGGGTGGATCGCATCCACATCGTGAACCGTTCGCTGCCGCGCGCCAAGAGGCTGGCCGAGAACATGCGGGCCCAGGGTGTGGCGGCCGACGCGTTCCCGTTCGATCATCTTCCGCCGCTGCTCACCGACGCCGACGTCGTCGTCAGCTGCACCGGCGCGGTGCGCCCGGTGGTCTCCCTGGCCGACGTGCACCGCGGACTGGCGCACGGCGCGGAACGCAAGGAGCTGGTGATCTGCGACCTCGGCATGCCGAGAGACGTCGATCCGGCCGTGGCCGGGCTACCCGGCGTGTACGTCATCGACATGGAGCGCATCCTGCGTGAGCCGAAGGCCCGCACAGCTACCTCCGACGCCGAAGCCGCCCGCGCGATCGTCGCCGCCGAGGTGGCCAGTTACCTCGCCGGACAGCGCATGGCCGAGGTGACCCCCACCGTCACCGCGCTGCGCCAGCGCGCCGCCGACGTGGTCGAAGCCGAGCTGCTGCGGCTGGACAACCGGCTGCCCGATTTGGAGGCCGCCCACCGCGACGAGGTCGCCAACACCGTGCGTCGCGTGGTCGACAAGCTCCTGCACGCCCCGACGGTGCGCGTCAAACAGCTGGCCGGCGCGCCGGGCGGGGACAGTTACGCCGAAGCGCTGCGCGAACTGTTCGAACTCGACCAGCATGCGGTCGATGCCGTGGCGGCAAGCGAATTGCCCCTGCTCGGCGGAGACCTCGAGCCACTGACCTCCGATCTCGACCCCACCGAGTGA
- a CDS encoding lysophospholipid acyltransferase family protein, which translates to MAGDSKAKVIPLHSNSGRSASQRRTAAQRADNSRRHPSLLADSDGRDSAEDLAAVVREIDQHRAGGAGAGGADSTPTELAKRISAVGDFLRKRMSGDYTVDEFGFDPHLNNAIFLPLLRVFFNSWFRVEVSGVENLPETGAALVVANHAGVLPFDGLMTSVAVRDKHPAHRDLRLLAADMVFDMPVVGQAARKAGHTMACVDDAHRLLAAGELTAVFPEGYKGLGKHFKDRYKLQRFGRGGFVSAALRTKAPIVPCSIVGSEEIYPMVADVKLIARLLGLPYFPVTPLFPLAGPLGVVPLPSKWYIQFGEPIDVSDYDESAAEDPMVTFELTDQVRETIQQTLYQLLANRRNTFFG; encoded by the coding sequence GTGGCGGGCGATTCCAAAGCGAAAGTGATTCCGCTGCACTCGAATTCGGGTCGCAGCGCGTCTCAGCGTCGAACGGCCGCGCAGCGTGCCGACAACTCCCGCAGGCACCCCTCGCTGCTTGCCGACTCCGACGGCCGCGACTCGGCCGAAGACCTTGCCGCCGTCGTCCGCGAGATCGACCAGCATCGGGCCGGTGGTGCCGGGGCCGGCGGCGCCGACTCGACTCCCACCGAACTCGCCAAGCGGATCTCCGCCGTCGGGGATTTCCTCCGCAAGCGGATGTCCGGCGACTACACCGTCGACGAGTTCGGGTTCGATCCGCACCTCAACAACGCAATCTTTCTTCCTTTGCTGAGAGTGTTCTTCAACTCCTGGTTCCGGGTTGAGGTCAGCGGAGTGGAGAATTTGCCGGAGACCGGGGCGGCGCTGGTCGTGGCCAACCACGCGGGCGTGCTGCCGTTCGACGGCTTGATGACCTCGGTGGCCGTGCGCGACAAGCACCCCGCACACCGGGATCTGCGGCTGCTGGCCGCGGACATGGTGTTCGACATGCCCGTCGTCGGGCAGGCTGCGCGCAAGGCCGGCCACACCATGGCGTGCGTCGACGACGCGCACCGCCTGCTGGCCGCCGGGGAGCTGACCGCGGTGTTCCCCGAGGGCTACAAGGGGCTCGGCAAGCACTTCAAAGACCGCTACAAGCTGCAGCGTTTCGGCCGGGGCGGGTTCGTGTCGGCCGCGCTGCGCACGAAGGCGCCGATCGTGCCGTGCTCGATCGTCGGGTCCGAGGAGATCTACCCGATGGTCGCCGACGTCAAGTTGATCGCCCGGCTGCTGGGGCTGCCGTACTTCCCGGTGACGCCGCTGTTCCCGCTCGCGGGTCCGCTCGGCGTGGTGCCGCTGCCCTCGAAGTGGTACATCCAGTTCGGCGAACCGATCGACGTCAGCGACTACGACGAGTCCGCCGCCGAGGATCCGATGGTCACTTTCGAGCTGACCGACCAGGTGCGCGAGACCATCCAGCAGACGCTGTATCAGCTGCTGGCCAACCGGCGCAACACGTTCTTCGGCTGA